One Hemitrygon akajei chromosome 11, sHemAka1.3, whole genome shotgun sequence DNA segment encodes these proteins:
- the LOC140736360 gene encoding immunoglobulin lambda-1 light chain-like, whose amino-acid sequence MAASASTGQTVRIECRMQNGDVRGHYIRWYRQRFGERPELVLVHATSDDIYRGTGITDRFQPSRGTSSNSHILTMSGLGTQDSAVYYCAVWDNGFIFGPGTILGLKSSESRMPSVVLLPPSPEETSSALRWSEDGVETESGVTTGTVSLDTDQTYRLSSYLRVPVAAWNRGSSYSCSVSHSSLSSPLRNTISSSACAQ is encoded by the exons ATGGCTGCATCTGCGTCCACGGGACAAACCGTCCGCATAGAATGCCGAATGCAGAACGGTGATGTTAGAGGTCACTACATAAGATGGTACCGACAGCGTTTCGGAGAGAGACCGGAGTTGGTGTTAGTACATGCTACAAGCGATGATATTTACCGAGGAACAGGGATCACAGACCGTTTTCAACCATCCAGAGGTACCTCCAGCAACAGTCACATCCTGACCATGAGCGGTTTGGGGACCCAGGACTCCGCTGTTTATTACTGTGCAGTGTGGGATAATGGATTTATCTTCGGTCCAGGCACTATCCTCGGTTTAAAGA GTAGCGAATCCCGGATGCCGTCGGTTGTCCTGCTCCCTCCATCTCCAGAGGAGACCAGCTCGG CGCTGCGCTGGAGCGAAGATGGAGTCGAGACGGAGAGCGGGGTGACGACAGGCACCGTGTCCCTGGACACCGACCAGACCTACAGACTGAGTAGTTACCTGCGGGTTCCCGTCGCTGCCTGGAACAGGGGCTCGAGCTATTCCTGCAGCGTGAGCCACAGCTCGCTGAGCTCGCCGCTGCGCAACACCATCTCCTCGTCCGCCTGTGCGCAGTGA